The DNA sequence ATTTGCCGGAGGGTGAATCGTCCGCGTGTGAATGGCTTTATTCCGGCCATAATGCACCGTTTGAAAGTATTTTGCTCCCTGCAATAGGAATTGACGAAAATATTTTAATCGCGCCGTCGAACTTGAACATAAAAAATTTTTCTGACTGGCACAAACTTTTTCGCGAATATGTACCAGTTATAAGCATTGATTTAGCGCGATTAGATTCCGGACTCTCTGACTTAGCTTATTCGCCGTATATCACTGGCCTTGCGTTGTCAAAATGGGTGCTGGCTTTCGGGAATGCAGGATTATTTGATACACGCCCGACTGATTTATTTTCGGAAGTTCCCGCACGAGTAAATGAATTTATTGAGCTTAACGGCTTAAAGACTCCAGACTGGTTTATATTCGAGAACTACAAAATATTTAATTGACGACCTAAAGCAGAGGGGATATTCCACGCGAAGAATTAGCAGCGACCCACCCACCCACCCGTTTAAAGTTTATTCCACGCACTTATATTAATGAGTCGCGATAAAATTATCTATTAACTTTCTTGCAATGCTCGCTTTATCGGGAATGTTCATATTATTAATTTCTTCGCGCGTATAAAAGCCTGCTGACTCAATTTCTGCGCCGTCCGGATGTAAATTGCCTGACTCGTATTCAGCAGTAAAACCCAGCATTAAACTATTTGGAAAAGGCCAAGTCTGTGAGCCAAAATATTTTATGTGCTTGACCTCAATTCCGACTTCCTCACGAATCTCACGCGTTACAGCATTCTCAAGAGACTCGCCAGGTTCAACAAATCCCGCAATTATACTCACTCTATCACTTGGCCACGCTTTATTGTGTGCAAGCAATAATTTATTTTCACGTTCAACAGCTACTATTACAGCAGGCGATTGAGGCGCATAAAAGACTCTTTTGCAGGACGGACAAACTCTCCCAAAATCGTTTGCACTAGGAGACAATTTTTCACCGCAGAACGAGCAAATTTTTACGTTTCTAAACCAGTTTGCGAACTCCCACGCACCCGCAGCACAAGTAAACGCCTCAAAGCCTCCTAAATGATATAATTCGCGCAGATTTATTAATTTCTCGTCAGGATATAAATTTATCTCGCTAGAATCTATCCAAGCCGTTATACTTTGCCACATTGCCGGAAATTTTCGGGAGTCGTTAATTATTTCAATGCCTGAGTGAGAATTTATGTATTCATCGCTGAAATTATAATTATTGCCGTTCACTAAAATTTTATCTTTGCAGAATACCAACATAATTTTTTGCTCCTTTCGCTTATAATATACAACAAAAATATTTTTTCAGGTGATGTGAATTAATATGCTGACATTAAATACTTCTGGTAAATCAGGTGCAGACGCTGTAGAGTTAGTACGAGCCTCACTCAAGAACGAGGACGAAATAAAAATTTTAATCGACGGCCCCGCGCAATCAGACAGCTTGATGAAATTTCTTACGTCTGAAGGCGAATTCCCTAATGTAACTCTTGAGGATGACGACGGACTATTATACGTTGTGGCTTCAGGCAGAAAAATAGAATCAGACTCTCCCCCCGAATCAGAACCCGAAAAAATTTTATTAGCTCCGATTAATAACGAGTCAGAGCCTCAAGAAATCAAGATTCAAGAAAGCAAGCCAGAGCCCGAACCCGAAAAAATTATTGCTCCCGTAAAAAATGTCGTTGTCCAAGATTCATTAGGTGTCATTCTTTCATATGAGAATAAGAAATATCGTCCCGCATTCATGCAAAAATTTATTCAAGCACTCGCAGACTCGCAAATAAAACCGTCAATTATTGCATTACTCGATAACGCAGTAAATCTCGCAGCATATGACTCGAAAACTTGCGAATACCTGAAAAATTTAGAGTCTAACGGCGTTCAAGTGCTAATCTCTGACTCTTGCGCTGACAGACTCGGACTCACTGAGGCACTAGGCACAGGAATATTAACGGACATGAGCGAAATTCTCGAAAAAATTTTTACGTGCGAAAAGATCGTGAGCTTATAAATGGAATGGCAATCAAGTGCTGATACACCCGTAATGGCCGACAATCTTCAATATCATATACACTGCAAAAGCGGCGACATAAATAAATATGTTTTACTGCCCGGCGATCCAGGAAGAACTGATTTAATCGCGCAAAATTGGGACGAATCAAAATTTATAGCTTTCAATCGTGAATATAAATCATTCAGCGGAAAAATTGCGGGCGTTCCCGTCAGCACGTGTTCAACAGGTATAGGTGGCTCATCAAGTGCTATTGCAATCGAAGAACTTGCGAATCTCGGCGCAGATACTTTTATAAGAATAGGCACATGCGGGGCAATCAATGAAAATATTAATTGCGGCGACTTGATAATTTGTTCGGGAGCAGTCAGACACGACGGAACAAGCACAAATTATGTAGAGTTAGCTTATCCGGCAATGGCAGATCACGAAATTATATTTGCACTCATTGAAGCGTGCGAGAAGTTAGGGAAAAAATATCATGTCGGTATATCATGTTCTACTGCATCATTTCACGCAGGGCAGGCAAGACCGGGATTTAACAATTTCACGCAGTCATTTCACCGCGAAAAAATAAAAGATTTGACTCAGGCAAGAGTCCTAAATTTTGAGATGGAGGCAGCTACAATTTTCACACTCGCGAATCTTTACGGGCTAAGGTCGGGAGCAGTCTTCACAGTCGTTGCTGACAGAAACAAGAACAAATTTATTTATTCAGGAGTCGATGACAGTATTATAATTGCTAATGAAGCAGTAAAAATTTTGGCCGGCTGGGATAAATTGAAAGGTGAACGAAAATATTTTTATCCCGGACTATTAAATCAGGAGGCAAAATAAATGGCATATAAACTCGATAAAATATTAATCCCGCGCGAAAAAATTGCTGAACGAGTCAAGGAAATTGCAGCACAAATCGCACAAGATAACGGCAAAGATAAAAGCGTTGTATTTGTAGGTATTCTCACGGGAGCATCAGTTTTTCTCACGGACTTAGCGCGCGAAATGCCCGAAGATATTGATGTAAGAATCGATTTTATGTCGGTAGCTTCTTACGGGGACAGCACAAAAAGTTCCGGAGTCGTAAGAATTTATCACGATCTCAAACAAAGCATTGAAGGCAAAAATGTAATCGTCATTGAAGATATAATTGACACGGGGCTGACTCTTGCGCACCTGTTAGACATTCTCAAAGCACGTAACCCTGC is a window from the Synergistaceae bacterium genome containing:
- the nudC gene encoding NAD(+) diphosphatase; translation: MLVFCKDKILVNGNNYNFSDEYINSHSGIEIINDSRKFPAMWQSITAWIDSSEINLYPDEKLINLRELYHLGGFEAFTCAAGAWEFANWFRNVKICSFCGEKLSPSANDFGRVCPSCKRVFYAPQSPAVIVAVERENKLLLAHNKAWPSDRVSIIAGFVEPGESLENAVTREIREEVGIEVKHIKYFGSQTWPFPNSLMLGFTAEYESGNLHPDGAEIESAGFYTREEINNMNIPDKASIARKLIDNFIATH
- a CDS encoding nucleoside phosphorylase gives rise to the protein MEWQSSADTPVMADNLQYHIHCKSGDINKYVLLPGDPGRTDLIAQNWDESKFIAFNREYKSFSGKIAGVPVSTCSTGIGGSSSAIAIEELANLGADTFIRIGTCGAINENINCGDLIICSGAVRHDGTSTNYVELAYPAMADHEIIFALIEACEKLGKKYHVGISCSTASFHAGQARPGFNNFTQSFHREKIKDLTQARVLNFEMEAATIFTLANLYGLRSGAVFTVVADRNKNKFIYSGVDDSIIIANEAVKILAGWDKLKGERKYFYPGLLNQEAK
- the hpt gene encoding hypoxanthine phosphoribosyltransferase, whose translation is MAYKLDKILIPREKIAERVKEIAAQIAQDNGKDKSVVFVGILTGASVFLTDLAREMPEDIDVRIDFMSVASYGDSTKSSGVVRIYHDLKQSIEGKNVIVIEDIIDTGLTLAHLLDILKARNPASLKVCVLLDKYERRKTEVKVDYCGFRIPDEFVVGYGLDYAGKWRHLKDIKSVVEE